Genomic segment of Edaphobacter bradus:
GCCAGGCTTTTTTAAGCTCGGGTGCGGAGATCGGGTCGGGCCGGCTGCGGTCGGAATTTTCCAGGAACGCCTCATCGAGCTCGGGGTGGAGGCGGTCGCCGACGCGGAGCAGGGGGATGAGCCTGTCGCTGGTTGCGGTGAGGTGGCCGAGCAGATAGTAGGCACGATTCCTGCCCGGCGCGATCTCGCGCTGAAGGTCCTCGGCGGTAAGAGAGTCGAAGGTTTTGGTGGCTCGCTCAATTGCCTGCTTCCACGAGTTGAGGACGGTGTCGATGAAAAGAGTGTTCTGGGACATGAGCGCCTTTCGCGTGTTGTTGATGGTTCGGGTCAGCGGCCGCAGGTGAGTTAGACCGAGACGAGGCCGCCGTCGACGGGAAGATCGATGCCGGAGATATAGCTGCTCTCTTTAGATGCGAGGAAAACGGCGGCAGAGGCGACCTCCTCGGGGTTGCCGATGCGGCCGAGAGGGATCTGGGTCTTGAAGTTCTCGCGCAGGGCGTCGGCGGCTTCTTTGGTGGGGAACTGGCTATCGAGGATAGGCGTTTCGATGGGGCCCGGGCTGATGACGTTGGCGCGGATGCCCCGAGAGCCGAACTCGGCCGCCCAGGTGCGGACGAAGGAGCGAAGCGCGGCCTTGGTGGCGGAGTAGGTGCTGTAGATGGGGATTCCCTTCTGCCAGGCGCCGGAGCCATTGAGGATGATGGAGGCGCCGTCGTTGAGGAAGGGGATGGCCTTCTGGACGGTGAAGTAGGCACCGCGGGCGTTGATGTCGAATGTTTTGTCGAAGTGCTCGGGGGTGACGTCGGTGGTCTTGAGGGGCTCGACTATGCCGGCGTTGGCGAAGATGATGTCGATCTTGCCCTTGGTTTCGGCGACAAGCTTATAGAGGCGGTCGAGGTCGTCGAGGTTGGAAACGTCGCCCTGAAAGGCGGTGACGCTTTTGCCGATTTCCGCGACGGCTTTATCGAGCTCTGGCTTGCGGCGTCCGGTGATGAAGACGTAGGCTCCCTCCTGGACGAAACGCTTTGCGGTGGCGAGGCCAATTCCACTGTTGCCCCCGGTGATTACGGCTACTTTTCCTGTGAGTGCGGCCACGACGTCCTCTCCTTCAACGATTGATATTTCGACAATCATCGAATTGGATGAGAGAGTGTCGATTCGGATACAGGTATTTTCGTCGAAAATCGAGGCAATGGGTGTAGCTCTTGCGGTAGGGATTTTCGGGCGCGTCAGGCGGGCGACACACACCTCACCACCACAATCGGGTGCCCCATATCTGGCGGCCTTATCGCCAGATGTGGGCAATCGCGCAAAGCGCGATCCGTCGTGCTTAAGGGCACGGCTTCAGCCGTGCCGCAAATGACGAAGTAGGAAAGCGGCTTTAGCCGCTGAGGCATGATGGCGCCAACGCGGAGGCCAGGGGCACCCGCGCAATTTATTGATATTAGAATCTCTGCGACCATGTTAGGATTCCGGCTGGGTGGCCCACATTTGACAACGCAACATGGGTGCCCCATATCTGGCGGTCTTATCGCCAGATGTGGGCCAATCGCGCGACAGCGCGATCCATCTCCAATCCGCGATCCTTTCCAATCAAAGTCGAGTCATCTGCACTGGACCAGGTTCGTCCAGAAGGTAATGACGGTAACTGGACCAGCGCCACTCATCAGCTCGTTCGACCAGACCTCGCTTGATCGGGTTGCGGTGCATATACTTCAGTTTCTCGACGCGCTTATTGTGGGTAAAAGCATTGCAGTCGTAATTGCGCTTCTGCCAGAACGGTCTGGGAGCCAAACGCCTGGAGACTGAGATTTTGAGAGCTTGCAGTACCTTCGAGAGTGGAACTTCATGATCGG
This window contains:
- a CDS encoding SDR family NAD(P)-dependent oxidoreductase — its product is MAALTGKVAVITGGNSGIGLATAKRFVQEGAYVFITGRRKPELDKAVAEIGKSVTAFQGDVSNLDDLDRLYKLVAETKGKIDIIFANAGIVEPLKTTDVTPEHFDKTFDINARGAYFTVQKAIPFLNDGASIILNGSGAWQKGIPIYSTYSATKAALRSFVRTWAAEFGSRGIRANVISPGPIETPILDSQFPTKEAADALRENFKTQIPLGRIGNPEEVASAAVFLASKESSYISGIDLPVDGGLVSV
- a CDS encoding DinB family protein translates to MSQNTLFIDTVLNSWKQAIERATKTFDSLTAEDLQREIAPGRNRAYYLLGHLTATSDRLIPLLRVGDRLHPELDEAFLENSDRSRPDPISAPELKKAWHEVNEKLTAALTKLKPEEWLERHAAVSEEDFAKEPLRNRLAVLISRTTHAAYHLGQLRLAQPN